The Chloroflexota bacterium region CTCGTCACGATGAAGTGGTGGAACGGCATCTGGCTGAACGAGGCGTTCGCCACGTTCATGGAGATGCTGGCCGTTGACGCCTTCCGCCCGGAGTGGCAGCGCTGGAATAGCTTCAGCATCGGCCGCTCGTCGGCGATGATGACGGACGGCCTGCGAAGCACCCGCCCCATCGAGTTCACGGTCCGCCGCCCCGAAGAGTGTGAGAGCATGTTCGACATCCTCACCTACGAGAAGGGCGCAGCGGTGCTGCGGATGCTGGAGCAGTACCTTGGCGCGAAGGAGTTCCAGCGGGGCATCGCCCTCTACCTGAAGTCGCACGAGTACGCGAATGCCGAGACGACGGACCTCTGGGACGCCATCGAAGAGGCGACCGGCGAGCCGAGCCGCAAGATCATGGACTCGTGGATCTTCCAGGGCGGCCACCCGGTCGTGAGCGTTGCGAAGACGGCGGACGGCAACGGGATCATGCTCTCGCAGCAGCGGTTCCGCTACCTCGCCAGCGACGACGATGCGTCGGTCAACTGGCAGGTGCCGGTGATGATGCGCGTCAAGACGGCGGACGGCATCGAGACCCGCAAGGTGCTGGTCGAGGGTGGCTCGGCCACGGTGGACTTCGGCGCGCCCGTCGAGTGGGTGGTGGGGAACGACCGTGGAGCCGGCTTCTTCCGCGCCCGCTACACCCCTGAGCTGCTCAAGGCGCTGACGGCCTCGGTGCAGGACACGCTGAGCCCGGTCGAGCGGTTCAACCTCGTCAGCGATACCTGGGCCTCGGTGCTGGCCGGGCTGACGCCGGTCGCCGACTTCCTGGCCCTGGCGAAGCTGTTCGGGACCGAGACGGACCGGAACGTCTGGCTGGCGGTGTTGGGCGGGCTGGAGTTCCTGAATCGGATGCTGCCGAAGGCGGACCGCCCGAAGCTGCAGGGGCTGGTCCGCGACCTGGTTGGGCCGAGCGTCCAGCGGCTCGGCTGGGAGCGCAAGAACGGCGAGGCTGACCTGACGGCCCAGCTACGCGGGACGCTGATCGCGGCGCTCGCCACGACCGGCGAGGACGCGCCGACCCAGCAGCGAGCGCGCGAGCTGCACGCGGCCTACGTCAAGGACCGCTCGGCCGTGGATCGCGACGTGGTGCCGGCCGTCATCTCGATCGCGGCTCACACCGGCGACGCCGCCACCTACGATCTCTTCTGGGCGCGGTACAAGTCGGCCGCGACTCCCCAGGAGGAGACGCGCTACCTGTTCTCGCTGGCGAGCTTCCCGGATCGGGCGCTGCTCCAGCGGACATTGGACCAGACGCTGACCTCCGAGATTCGGACCCAGAACGCGCCGTTCCTGATCGGCTCGCTGATGACGAACCTGGACGGCGGCGAGCTGGCCTGGCAGTACGTCAAAACGCACTGGGACGAGATGGTGGCGAAGTATCCAGACAATACGCACGTCCGGATGCTGGCCGGGATCACGGCGCTCTCGACGCCCGAGCTTGCGGCAGAGATCGAGGAGTTCTTCGCAGTGCCGCGTGTGCGGCAGGGCCAGAAGACCCTGGATCAGCACCTGGAGCGGCTGCGGATCAACCTGGCGTTCCGGCAGCGCGAGTCGGCAAAGCTGGCGTCGTACTTCTAGGAGTCCCAGTAGGAAGGTCAGGCGGCGGGCGGGGGATACCCCCTCCGACAGCATTGACGTATTGACAGAATGGCTCGCTGAACGCGATATGAGGGCCAGTGCGGCCAGGCCTGTGCGACCTCTACGGTTTGCGGGCGAGCAGGCGAGCGGATGACCGCTCGCCTGCTTCGTCGTAGGAGAGGGTCTCCAGGCCGAGCGCCTCGAACGCTGCTCGTGGCTCGCCGCTCTGGAGCAGGTGCTCGGGGCTGACCTCCGAGGTTCGGCCGCCGGGCGCGTCGACGAACGTCTGGAACACCAGCAGCCCGCCCGGCCGCAGCGAGGCGGCCAGTTGCGGCCAGAGACGGCGGTCCAGGAAAAGGATGTTCAGGACGAGGTCGTAGACGCCTTCGGGGATCGTGGCCGTGTCCAGGTCGATCTGCTGCGGGTAGACCTCGACGGGCGCGCCCCGGGCCGCCCGCTCGTCGATCTCCCGGGACAGGATCGCCAGCCCCACGTCGGACAGGTCCCAGGCGTCTACCGTCCAGCGCCGCTCGGCCAGCCAGACGGCGTTCCGGCCGCCACCACACGCGAGATCGAGCGCCCGGGCGTCGGCGCGCGGCGGCCGAAGCTGGTCGGCGATCTCCAGCAGCCAGCGGCTGGGCTCGAATGCGTAGTCGCGCTGCTCCAGTCGATCTGCGTAGCGCCGATTCCAACGCTCGCGGTCCGTGTCTGCCACCGTGGGTCATCCTCCGGGCCTGGGGGCCTGCCAGGAGTTGTACCCCGCCGGACGGCCGGTTCAGGACGGGAGATCGTCCAGGTGGCTGTCCCGGTAGGTGGAAGTGAATACGGCAGCGCTTGCTGAACTACCAAATCTGTATGTATCGATCACTCGGTACGCTGCTGCATGCGCATCATTCATGCGACGTCGGGCCTTGCAGCGTGATGAGGGACGGCCAGACGTAGATATTCCAGGATTGGACACTTGGTCGCTTGTGGAGATCGCGCTTGTGACTTGTGATCGGTGTTCAGAGGCCCTGCTCGCAGCTCATGAGATCCGGCCCTGATGGTTTCCATCATTGCTCCCTGATCTCCTCACCAGGAGTGCCAATGTAGCCCCGACCAGGTGGCCCGCGATGCCCTTCCGTCCTTCCGATAAGAGCCGAGGCTGTTGGAAAACCTCTCGGAGACCTACTCGTGGCCGTCGATCGACAGGCCAGATCGCTCTGAGGCGGTCGATTTCGGCCGTTTGAAGCCGCCTCAGCGATGATTTGAAGCTCACTGCAGGACTGCAAGCGACTTTTTCAACAGGCTGAGCCCTTACCGGAAGGACCGTTCACCTCGGCGCTGAGCTGCTCCCCGACCGTTTCGATCTTGATGTCTCGCCCGGCCGCCCAGCGCACACCCGCTCACCCGAGCAACGCCCTCAATTTGTTCGACCGCTGTCGCCCTACGGGCTGACCATCAACCATCAGGGCAAACTAGCGATACCAACGAGATTTTGTGCAACTTCCGTCTAACTGATGTATCGCACATTCTAAACATTGACTTCTAAACATGACCCTCGTATCATGATGCTCGCGGCTAAGTCGACCCCGCGAAGAGGCAGAATCATGTCCTCTTTGAGCGATCTCAGATTGAACCTAGTGAAAACTACAGGCCACGTCTCCGTGTCGCTACGGAATTGAGAGTAGTGACCAAGTTATCTGGCCGGCACTGGTATGTCGCGACCGTGTTCATCCTAGTGCTTGTAAGCATGGGCATTGGGGTGGCATCAATGTACGGCCGGGACACCACAGAGTCAGAGCGTATGCGGGACTGTCCTCTACTTCCAAGCAGCATCTACCACCAATTTCGAGTCGATCACGACCGTGATCGGATGTATCAGTTTGTGGTGTATGTAAATCCTCCAGATTCCTCGATTCCTCTAGAGCTTGAGGCTCAAATAGTGAACCGGATGTCAGAAAGAATCACCGTACGCATACCACTGCGGAGGACGTGCGATCTCGCGAATCTTCCGTTCGTCACCTATATTCGCAGTGAAGAACCGCCGTCATTTTAGGAAGGAATTCCGCCTGTGCACCATCGAAGATCGTTGGTCTCCAACTTCTTTGGAACTGCTACGAAATAAGTGTCTCATATGGACGTGAGCGTGGACGGATGCGGGAGTTCCACTGCCCGTGGAAGGTGTCTCGTTCGAGGT contains the following coding sequences:
- a CDS encoding M1 family metallopeptidase codes for the protein MSDPATVHASLPDERTYRLPKSVLPERYELTLAPDLAAFTYTGDERVTLAISEPVTEILLNAVDMELSSVTLSNAAGASLTGTVEMVPDEERARITLSGTAAPGAWTLSLKFDGVLNDRLHGFYRSTYTDSNGERQVIATTQMEAVDARRAFPCWDEPEMKAVFSVTLVVDEGLMAVSNGRELSQTKLDSGKIAVRFADTIKMSTYLVCFVVGKLEATDAVDVDGTPLRIVFVPGKRHMADFALEVGAFTLRFFADYYGIPYPGDKLDMIALPDFAAGAMENLGAITYRETALLADTSIASHADLERVADVIAHEIAHMWFGDLVTMKWWNGIWLNEAFATFMEMLAVDAFRPEWQRWNSFSIGRSSAMMTDGLRSTRPIEFTVRRPEECESMFDILTYEKGAAVLRMLEQYLGAKEFQRGIALYLKSHEYANAETTDLWDAIEEATGEPSRKIMDSWIFQGGHPVVSVAKTADGNGIMLSQQRFRYLASDDDASVNWQVPVMMRVKTADGIETRKVLVEGGSATVDFGAPVEWVVGNDRGAGFFRARYTPELLKALTASVQDTLSPVERFNLVSDTWASVLAGLTPVADFLALAKLFGTETDRNVWLAVLGGLEFLNRMLPKADRPKLQGLVRDLVGPSVQRLGWERKNGEADLTAQLRGTLIAALATTGEDAPTQQRARELHAAYVKDRSAVDRDVVPAVISIAAHTGDAATYDLFWARYKSAATPQEETRYLFSLASFPDRALLQRTLDQTLTSEIRTQNAPFLIGSLMTNLDGGELAWQYVKTHWDEMVAKYPDNTHVRMLAGITALSTPELAAEIEEFFAVPRVRQGQKTLDQHLERLRINLAFRQRESAKLASYF
- a CDS encoding methyltransferase domain-containing protein gives rise to the protein MADTDRERWNRRYADRLEQRDYAFEPSRWLLEIADQLRPPRADARALDLACGGGRNAVWLAERRWTVDAWDLSDVGLAILSREIDERAARGAPVEVYPQQIDLDTATIPEGVYDLVLNILFLDRRLWPQLAASLRPGGLLVFQTFVDAPGGRTSEVSPEHLLQSGEPRAAFEALGLETLSYDEAGERSSARLLARKP